In Gossypium arboreum isolate Shixiya-1 chromosome 5, ASM2569848v2, whole genome shotgun sequence, a single genomic region encodes these proteins:
- the LOC108450581 gene encoding ethylene-responsive transcription factor RAP2-1-like gives MELGDCCLTSSPASGEKRKLHRTQQKEKPFRGIRMRKWGKWVAEIREPNKRSRIWLGSYTTPVAAARAYDTAVFYLRGPSARLNFPDLIFQEDELRDISAASIRKKATEVGAKVDALQTSLHHASASSSESSNPTRVFRKPDLNKYPDSSDED, from the coding sequence ATGGAGCTAGGTGATTGTTGTTTAACATCAAGTCCAGCAAGCGGAGAGAAGCGAAAGCTGCATAGGACACAGCAAAAGGAGAAACCATTCAGAGGGATAAGGATGAGGAAGTGGGGAAAGTGGGTCGCTGAAATCAGAGAACCCAACAAGCGGTCCAGGATTTGGCTCGGTTCTTACACCACCCCTGTAGCCGCCGCTCGTGCTTATGACACAGCCGTTTTCTACTTGCGGGGTCCTTCCGCCAGGCTCAACTTCCCTGACCTCATATTCCAAGAAGACGAGCTTAGGGATATCTCAGCCGCTTCCATACGCAAGAAAGCAACCGAGGTGGGGGCTAAAGTCGACGCTTTACAGACCTCACTCCATCATGCTTCTGCTTCGTCATCGGAATCATCGAACCCTACTCGGGTTTTCCGTAAACCTGATTTGAACAAGTACCCTGACAGTTCTGATGAAGATTGA